A region of the Denitrificimonas caeni genome:
GCCATGCTGCAAGAACAGCTGCATAACTTACAAGAGCAATATTCAGACTAAAGGCAGCGCCGCAGTGACCAAGCTCTGCGACGCTGGCGAGTCATCAAAAACGGTAGACTTCCACTTCTCGCGCCGGCTCAACCACAGGAATGCTGTTGCTTTCAGTTTTGCTCTTGGGTTGCTGCGTTGCCGCTGGCGCTGCAGGCTTAGAGGTCGAAGTCTTCACCACTGGAGCTGGTAACTCACCGGCTAAGGCCTGCACCAACTGCACAGATAATCGACCAATTAATTCACTTTGCGCCCGCACTTGATCACTTAGAGTGCCATCGTGCTCCTCTTTAAAGTGCACCACACGACTATTGCGCAACACGCCTTTACCGTCTAATAAGCGCCACTGTGCTTCCAGTACCGCCGGCTGCTCCACCCCAGAGTCTAAACGGCTGATATTCAATATCACCTGCGCCTGAGCTTGCATACCAATGCGGTCGGGATACAGGGAAATACGACTTGTACCTAACTCGGCAGAGATTTGCCGCAATAATAACTGGCCAACATCATCTTGCATATTGCCGGCCCAGAGCCCCTCCTGACTCAACACTAAACTGCCATCGGCTTCACGCTGCATAATGCTTTCACGCTGCAGGTAATCAGCGACCTTTAGCGGCCCCAGCAACACAGTGGTGTTATTGGTTCGGCTGCCAGTCTCAGGCAGTGTTTGCTGCAACTGGTAAAATTGCGCAGGCGGGGCAATACTACAGCCGACCGTACCTAACGCTAAAGCTCCCAGCATGGCCATACTCAATGGCAAGCGCATTAAATGTTTCATATGATCACCGTTTCTTGCCAAATATAATGGATTGCGGATTCTGCTCTATACTTTCTGCCGTACGCTGCAGTGCTTTACTGGCCTGACCTAAATCCTGTAATGACTGCAATAGCTCATACTGCAACTCTGACTCTGGCCCTAAACTACGGCGCCCATCACTGACCAAACCATCCATTTGCTCTAATGCACCCCGCGCACTTTGTGCTGCTTTGCGTATATCAACCAAGGCTTCTTTAAGCTCGGTACTACCGCTGTGCACATTATCCAACATTTCTGGTAAATGCTGCCGTAATTGACCGCTAATCTTTTCAAAATTGGCTAACGACACACTGATACTGTCGAGGCTGGCTTGGGTTGCAGGTGCCGACACTATTTTCTCAAAGGCAAGCAAGGTTTTATTCGCCGTTTCGAGAGTTTCTTTCAACGGTATTTCTTTCAGGCCATCAACCAAGTCACGCAACACATCAGCAACTTGATCGATGCGCGATGGTACCGTTGGAATCGTTGGCAAGTCGCTCGCATGGGGCTCGCGCACATAACCTTTTTGACTGGGGAAAAAGTCCAGTGCAACAATAGCCTTACCTGTCAACAAGCTGGGAGTTTGTAGTTGCGCGCGCAAACCCCGCTCAACCAAACGCTCAATCGAGCGATCAAAACCACGCTCATCACCTTTAGCACGGGCACTTTCCGCATTAATACGCACGGTAACTGGCATCACCACGTCATTTAAATTGCGGTCATACGATAAATGTATGTGTTGCACAGTGCCGACTTTAACCCCCCGGTAGGTGACATCAGCACCCACATCAAGACCATCTAAAGCACCGGTAAAATACACCACATACTCCACCGGTCGCGTCAGGAGACTGTCACGGCTGAGGATTAAAATAGCAGCGGCTAATAGCACCACGCCACCCAACAAAAAAGCGCCAATAAAAAACGGCTTACGCGACTCAGTCATTTTGTCACCTCATGTGTTACAGCGTCACCGCGCCGTAAGAAACGCTGCACGACTTCAGGGCCTGACTCCAGCAACTGCGCTACTGGCCCTAAAGCAATTTGTGTATGGGTCTGATTATCTAAAAACAGACAGGTATCAGCCACTGCATAAATACTGGGTAATTCATGTGTTACCAGAATAATAGTGGCACATAAGCTATCGCGCAGCTGCAAAATCAGCTCATCCAAAGCCAAGGAGCTCAGTGGATCCAAGCCGGCTGAAGGCTCATCAAAAAACAGCACCTCCGGATCCAAAGCCAAGGCCCGTGCCAGAGCAGCGCGTTTCCGCATACCACCCGAGAGCTCAGACGGGTACAACTCATCACAACCGGATAAACCGACTAAGGCTAACTTAATCGCAGCCAGCTCATCTAAGTCGGCTTTATTGAGCTCAGGACGCCAAGTACTTAAAGGCAGGCAAATATTGTCTCTTAGGGTCATACCGCCCCACAGCGCACCGTTCTGATAAAGCACGCCAAAATGCTGCTGCAAGTTTGCTCTTTCGTCAGCATCGCGCAGCCAAAAGTCCTCCCCCTTAAACAGTACTCGGCCCGCTAACGGTGCTTGCAGGCCAATTAAGTGACGCAGCAAAGTACTTTTACCGCAGCCACTGCCGCCCATAATGACAAAGACTTCGCCCTTTTTAATACTGAAGTTCAAACTATGCTGAATGACTAAAGAGCCATAGCCAGCATTGAGGTTGTCTGCAACTAAGATTGCGTCATCCATGCTTAAATCCCCAACTGTGTGCAGATCAGGGTAATCGCCGCGTCACTGATGACCAGCGCCACGATAATACTCACCACTGCATTGGTGGTTGCCTGTCCGACCGCTTGCGCATTGCGGCCACACGATAAGCCGTAATAACAGCCAATCAAACCAATCAAAATAGCAAAGACAACACTTTTAAAAATACCTATTAAAAAATCAGTCAGGCTCAGCATTTCCAGACTTTGATTAATGTATTGCGCTGCAGAAATATCAAACAACCCAGAGCCAATCACAAAACCACCGAAGATACCTAAGGCATCCGCGAATACAGTTAAGATTGGCATACTCACTAACAGCGCCAGCAAACGCGGCACAACTAAAAACTCGAGCGGTGGAAAGCCAAAGGTTTTTAAGGCATCAATTTCCTCATTGGCCTGCATACTCCCTAGCTCCGCGGCATAAGCCGCACCAGTGCGTCCGGCCATAATCACTGCGGTCATTAAAGCGCCCATTTCTCGGGTCATACCAATGGCAACCATATTGGCAATATAAAGCTGTGCACCAAAGGCTTCCAACTGCGCAGCACCCACAAAGGCTAAAATCAAACCAATCAAGCTGGCAATCAAGGCCACAATAGGCAGAGCACCGGGACCGCACTGCTGCAGCGCCATCCAAAAATCAACACTACGCACCCGTGCTTTACCCGCCAGCAAGCGCCCCATGGCCTGCACTACTTCCCCAACGAAAACGCAGGTATTAGTCACCGCCTCGGCAGTGCGCAGGCCACCCAAACCAACCCGTGAAACCCAACCATAGTGCGGTGTTGGTGCTTCTTTAGCTTGAGTAGAAGGGCTGGCGGCCATTTCCAAAAGACGCGCCACACCGTCGGGTAATCCCTGTAAATCCAGTGTCACTTTTTGCTCAGCGGCCAACCGCTGCAAGCGCCGTAATAACGCCAGCAAACTGCTATCCCAAGCGGCAACATCAACTTGAACAGCCAACTGCTCAGGCAAACGACCGCCTTGTTGCCAAACAGCATTAAGTTCAGGTTTGGGCTGATCTAACGTCCAACTGCCGGTCACTTGCAAGATGCTTGCGCTACCACTGTGATCCCAGGCCAACGATGGGGCTTTGTTCATCTGCTTATCCTTTAACAACGCCTGAAGCGCGGTCGCTGAGCACTAAATCTCGCACGTATCAGCCATACTTTAAAGCTCAACGTGTAAGGCGTCCACTCGTTGAAAACCTCGTGGCAATTTATTCCCACGCCGTCCACGCTCGCCCTGATAGTGTTCAAGATCAGTGAACTTAAGCGATAAAGTACGCTTACCGGCGACTAAAACCAAGGTGGCTTGCGGTGCCAGAACGGCAAAACCCACCACCCACTCCTCGCGCTTAGCTGCTCGATCCGTTGGAATCCCAATCAGCTTGTTGCCTTTACCACGGCTTAATTGTGGTAAGTCAGCCACCTTAAAGACCAGCAAGCGGCCCTCATTGGTTACCACAGCCAGCCAGTCTTCAGCAAAATCATTGACCACTTGCGGCGGTAACACACGAGCAGCCTTAGGCAAGGTAATCAGGGCCTTGCCGGCTTTGTTTTTGCTTTGCATATCGGCACCGGTTACGACAAAACCGTAACCCGCATCGGATACCATCACCATTTGCTGCTCATCGCTGGGCATCAACACACACTCAAAAGTTGCGCCAGCCGGTGGGCTTAAACGCCCCGATAAAGGCTCGCCATGCCCCCGCGCTGCCGGCAAGGTGTGCGCTGGCAGTGAGTAGCTACGCCCAGCACTGTCAATAAACACCACAAACTGATTAGAGCGTCCTTGCACCGCCTGCTTAAAGCCATCACCGGCCTTATACGATAAGCCCGTCGGATCAAGCTCATGCCCACGACCGCTGCGCACCCAGCCCTGTTCTGACATCACCACAGTGACCGGCTCCGCAGGAACCAAATCGGTTTCTGCTAACGCCCGTGCTTCACCACGCTCAACCAGCGGCGAACGGCGCTCATCGCCGTAGGTTTTAGCGTCGGCCAGTAACTCTTTACGCACTAAGCGCTTAAGCTTCGCCTCACTGCCCAGCAGCGCCTGCAGTTCTGCTTGCTCCTTGGCCAGCTCATCTTGCTCACCACGGATTTTCATCTCTTCTAAACGTGCCAACTGTCGTAAGCGCGTATCTAGGATGTAATCTGCTTGGGTGTCACTGATGCCAAAGCGCTCCATCAATACCGCTTTGGGGTGCTCTTCGTTACGGATAATCTCAATCACTTCATCCAGATTAAGAAAAGCAATCAGCAAGCCTTCTAATAAATGCAGGCGCTTTTCTACGCGATCAAGGCGAAACTGCAAACGCTTGCGTATGGTATCCACCCGAAACACCAGCCACTCCATCAACATGCTGCGCAAGTCTTTAACCTGCGGGCGGCCATCTAAACCAATTACGTTGGTATTGACCCGATAGCTGGACTCCAAATCAGTGGTGGCAAACAAGTGCTGCATCAACTCCGTAGTGGAAACACGGTTTGAGCGAGGAATAATAACAATACGGCACGGGTTTTCATGGTCAGACTCATCGCGCAAGTCCGCTACCATGGGCAGTTTCTTTGCCTGCATTTGTGCAGCGATTTGCTCAATGACTTTAGCGCCGGACACTTGGTGCGGTAGCGCGGTAATCACCACATCACCGTCATCCACATGATAAATGGCACGCATGCGCAGCGAGCCACGGCCACTTTGATAAATTTTCAAAATGTCGGCACGCGGGGTAATAATTTCCGCATCGGTTGGATAGTCTGGCCCCTGAATATGCTCACATACGTCTTCTAAAGTGGACTTGGGCTTATCCAACAACAGCACACAGGCGGCAGCCACTTCACGCAAGTTATGTGGCGGTACATCAGTGGCCATGCCCACGGCAATCCCAGTGGTGCCGTTCAATAATAAGTTTGGCAGGCGCGCGGGAAGCACTGCCGGCTCATTCATGGTGCCGTCAAAGTTGGGAATCCAATCCACAGTACCTTGCCCCAACTCAGTCAGCAGCACTTCTGAATAACGGGCTAAGCGCGCTTCGGTATAACGCATCGCAGCAAAAGACTTTGGGTCATCGGGTGCACCCCAGTTACCTTGCCCATCCACCAAGGGATAGCGGTAACTGAACGGCTGCGCCATCAGCACCATCGCCTCATAACAGGCGATATCACCGTGCGGGTGATACTTACCCAGCACATCACCCACAGTTCGCGCAGATTTTTTATGCTTGGAGTCGGCATCTAAGTTCAGCTCGCTCATGGCATAAACAATGCGGCGTTGCACCGGCTTTAAGCCATCACCAATATGCGGCAAAGCTCGGTCCATAATCACGTACATGGAGTAGTTTAAGTACGCTTGCTCAGTAAACTCGGCCATTGAGCGGCGCTCAACACCCTCAAGGCTTAAATCATAGGATTGCGTCATGCCCAGCCTCTATCGAATAGGTTTGCGGTAACAACAGTTTCAATGTGCTCAACGTCCTGCATCAGACTTGCACCTCGGCCAGATCGCCCTTACTTTCCAGCCAGTTTTTACGATCGCTGGCGCGTTTTTTGGCCAAGAGCATATCCATCAGTTCTTGGGTGCCACTGTAGTCGTCGAGGGTCAGCTGCACTAAACGGCGAGTATTGGGATCCATAGTGGTTTCACGCAGTTGCGGCGGATTCATTTCACCCAAACCTTTAAAGCGTGTCACCTGTGGTTTACCACGTTTTTTCTCAGTTTGAATACGCGCAAGGATACTTTCCAACTCATCTTCATCGAGGGCGTAATGCACTTCTTTACCGATATCCACCCGAAACAGCGGCGGCATCGCCACATAAATATGCCCCGCTTCCACCAAGGGTCTAAAGTGGCGCATAAAGAGTGCACATAACAAGGTGGCAATGTGCAAACCATCGGAGTCGGCATCGGCTAAGATACAAATCTTACCGTAGCGTAACTGACTGATATCCTCAGAGCCTGGATCAACCCCCATGGCCACGGCAATATCGTGCACCTCTTGCGAGCCAAGCACGACACTGCCATCCACTTCCCAAGTGTTGAGGATTTTACCGCGCAGCGGCATGATGGCTTGAAACTCTTTATCGCGCGCCTGTTTGGCACTGCCGCCAGCTGAGTCCCCTTCCACTAAAAATAATTCACCACGCATGGGATCTTGGCCGGCACAATCGGCTAATTTACCCGGCAACGCAGGGCCTTGCGTAATGCGCTTGCGCTCAACTCGACGCCCAGCCTTCAAACGACGACCGGCATGACTAATAGCCATTTCCGCCAGCTGCAAACCCAATTCAGAGTTGGCATTGAGCCACAAACTAAAGGCATCTTTGACGACGCCAGCAACAAACCCAGCAGCGGTACGCGAGGATAAGCGCTCTTTGGTTTGTCCTGAGAACTGCGGCTCTTGCATCTTCATCGATAAGACAAAGCTGATGCGCTCCCAAATATCATCCGGTGCCAGTTTCACCCCGCGCGGGAGCAGATTGCGGAACTCACAAAACTCGCGCAAGGCATCCAGCAAACCTTGGCGAAAACCATTGACGTGAGTACCGCCCTGAGCAGTGGGAATCAAGTTGACATAGCTTTCCTGCACCAGCTCGCCGCCTTCTGGCAGCCAAAGTACCGCCCAATCCACCCGCTCAGTTTCGGCAGCAAACTGCCCACAAAAAGGCTCTTCTGGCAGGCTGATATACTCAGACACTGCATCGGTTAAGTAGGAGCGCAAACCGTCTTCATAAAACCAGGTAATCAGCTCTTTGCTGTTTTTATCTTCAAACTTAACCGTTAAGCCTGGGCACAGCACTGCCTTAGCTTTTAAAATATGCTTTAAACGGCTAACCGAAAACTTGCCCGTATCAAAATACTGCGGATCAGGCCAAAAACGAATACTGGTGCCGGTATTGCGCTGCCCGACGCTGCCAATCACCTCAAGATCAGTGGCTTTAAAACCATCACGAAAGGTCATTTGATGTTCTTCACCACCACGGCGCACTCGCACTTCGAGCAAAGTCGAAAGCGCGTTCACCACCGAGATACCCACCCCGTGCAAACCACCGGAGAACTCGTAGTTCTTACTGGAAAACTTTCCGCCCGCATGTAAGCGAGTAAAGATCAATTCAACCCCAGGAATGCCTTCTTCTGGGTGAATATCCACCGGCATGCCGCGGCCATCATCAATCACTTCAAGGGATTGATCGGTATGCAAAATCACTTGCACATTGCGCGCATGCCCCGCCAAGGCCTCATCGACACTGTTATCAATGACTTCTTGGGCAAGGTGGTTGGGACGAGTTGTATCGGTGTACATGCCGGGGCGCTTACGCACCGGATCTAACCCAGATAGAACCTCAATGGCATCAGCGGTATAGGTCGAATTAGTCATGGGTAATGTCGTTACTCAAAAGCAGAAAGATCGAGTGATTGCAGAGCTGAGGGTGTAAGTCCTACAAAAGCAAAGAGCGCCGGAAGGTGCTCAGAAAAACGCTGAAAACCATGATCACCGCCCTCTTCGATATGCACAGAGCAGCCAGCATAGTACTGTTCAGCCAAACAGTAGTCTAACGTTTCATCGCCAGTTTGCAACCATACGCAAAAGCGCTGCGCATCCCGTGGTGGTGGAACTTCCAGAGCCGCCAGTGCTTGCAAATGTGAGTCAGTAAGGAGCCAGCGCTCACCGCTATAGAGGTTCTCTTGTTCCGCTACAAACTCATCAAACAACCGATGCGGGCGCACAGCTGGGTTAATCAGCAAAGCTTGTAAACCATAGCGCTCGGCCAGATAGGTGGCGTAATAACCGCCCAATGAGCTGCCCACTAACACAGGTCGCTCCAGTTGTTCGATAGCCACTTGCAACTGGGCAATGGCTTGCTGAGGGTGATGATGCAGCTCAGGAATCAACAACTGCTCTGCTGGCAAACCAAGCTGCGACCATGCTTTACGCACTTGCTGTGCTTTAAAAGAGGCTGGGGAGCTATTAAAACCATGAATATAGACAACGCTTACACTGTTCGACATACACAACTTCACACTTAAAGGCAGTCACTTAGAATACCACTGCCGGTGGAGTCATGCGTAGGCCGATACCCGCAAACACAACCAGCGAGGTATTTAGCAGCAGCGTTAGTAGCCTTTAATACTGTAATCGATTTCAAAATCAATGTTAGCGACCCGCGACACAGCAGTTTGCAACTGCCCGTCATCATACAAGCGCAGCCAGCGATAACCCGGGGCCTTATTGTCCACAGCAAAGTCTTGACTGCCGGGAGTAAACTGCACACAGGTAGAGGGGGCGGCCAACCAACGAATACCATGCTCTTGCTGATCAAACTCTTGGTGCACATGGCCCCAAATCACCGCTTTAACATTATTGTACTGCTGGATAATCGACAGCATCTGAGCAGCATTGTGCAAGCCAATTTTATCCATCCACTTGCTGTGAATGGGCACCGGATGGTGGTGCAAGCCAATCAGTACATGCCGATCACCTGCACTGCGCAGCGCCTGGGCTAAAATATCCAGCTGATCTTGAGCCAGCTCACCATGCACTTTATTAACCACTGAGGAATCCAGCAAGACAATACGCCAAGCACCAACATCGTAAACGGACTCCAGCCAATCCGTTTGCGCGCACACCTGTTGTAAAGCCAGACGCTCATCATGGTTGCCAGCAAACCAGCGCATGGGCACGCCTAAAGCATTGACCATCTTGGCAAAACGTTGGTATGAACTCTGTGAGCCATCTTGCGAAATATCACCTGTGCAGAGCAATACATCCACTTGCTCCTGCTCGGCTTCCACCAGCGCAATAACCTGCCGCAAACTATCGTGGGTATCCATGCCCAGTAAACGTCCATCCAAAGCAGCAAATAGATGGCTGTCGGATAACTGTACAACACTGGTGTAGGGCACTGTTTTCAAGGGCTGCATCAACAATACCCCTCTCTACTGAATTCTTCAGGGCCAATTATGCGTACCAATCCCATAGAGAGCAAACACAACAAAGACGATTAGTTCACATTCAGCAAACATTGCAACTTATACAAAGCTCAAAAATAGTGCTTATACTGCAAGCGAACTGCAAATATGTGGAGACGTAATTATGAGCCGTCCAAGAAAGCTTGAGCACCCTCTTTTTCAGTTATTAGTCGATGAAAAAATTGAAGATTTTAATCGACAAAAAGCCAGTTTCTTAACCTCCGGCAGCATCAACTTGCAAGGTGCTGATTTGCGCAGCTTAAATCTACGCGGTCTGGATGCGGCCGGCTTGGATTTGCGCGATGCATATTTACGCAGTTGCGATTTACGCGGCATTGATTTTCGCGAAGCCTTACTGGAAGGTGCCAGCATGAACCGCGCGAAAGTTTCCGGTTGTTATTTTGCCAGTAATGTCAGTGCGCAAGAGATTGTCATGTCACTCACCGCCGGTACCCGCATCCGCTGCACCACAGCCTAAAATCAAACAATTTCTGGCTGTTTACTGCACCAGCTCACAATCTGCTAAGATACTATTTTACTTAAATTGCGATCCGTACTAACGTTCTCCACTCTTCGTTTATTGTTGCTAGGTTCAGGGGTTTTAACTTATGTATTTACTGGGTGAGCAGCCTGCATATGCCGATAAGCTGATCAATCGTTTGCAAGCCATTCCGCGTCAATTGCTGGATGATTTAGTACCTTGCGATGCGCCTTTTGAAGTCAAGCAGTGCGACGACTTATCGAACGCCTTACCTAGCAATCAGCTTTTTATCATTGATAGCGGCTTGGTGCATGCTCACGTCGAAAGCCACCCCTTTTTCTACCTACAAGAAGGTGACCTACTGGGTTTACGCCAAGGTCTCGATCTACCTGAGTGCCGTTATTCCAGCGAAGAAACCATTCGACTCATCCCCTACGCTCGTCGCGACGTGTTTCAGCACATCGCCAGCGTTCATGAGCGTCAAGAACTTTTCACTCTGTATTTGCTGGGTCATTCAGCCTTAGCGGCCGATGCTTTAGCCCGCTTAAAACAACCAGAAATCCGCCCATCCACAGGTTTCCAAAGTTTTGCTGCAGGTGAAGAGCTTATTCACCAAGGCGACATTGCTGAACATGTCTTTATCATTATTGAAGGCCATGCTGAAGCTTGGGTGAATGGTGAAAAAGTCGGTGATGTGGAAAAAGATGAGATTTTTGGTGCCATGGCTGTTTTTACTGAAGAGCGCCGCAACGCTACAGTGATTGCCAGCGAGCCTTGCACAGTAATGGTGATCCCTAAAGACCAATTTCTCAGCCTTATGCACAGTAACCCGCGCATTGCCCACAGCTTAATCGAGAGCATGGCACGGCGCATTGACTTAATGAACCAAGAAATAACCAGTCTGCGCTGCAAGCTCAAAGCTGAACCCTGCACGGACTAGAACCCAGCAGCAGCTCGACTGCGTAACGTACCCAGCCCATTTACTCTTGCGGGGTCACCTGCAAAACCCGCAAAGAGCCTGCTTTTTCCAGTGTAGACTGCTATTATTCGCATTTTTCGCAGGCAGTTAAACCATGCTGGAAAGACTCTTTCAGTTACAAGCCAACAACACCTCTTTTCGTACCGAAGTGCTGGCGGGTATCACCACCTTCCTCACCATGGCTTATATTCTCTTCGTCAATCCCAATATGCTGGCGGAAATTGGCATGGATCACGGCGCAGTATTTGTCGCAACCTGCTTAGCCGGCGCCATTGGTTCAGCCATTATGGGCATGGTGGCCAACTACCCTATTGCCCTTGCCCCAGGCATGGGACTTAACGCCTTCTTTACCTACACCGTCGTCGGCACCATGGGCTACTCTTGGGAGGTGGCGCTCGGTGCCGTGTTTATTTCGGGCTTCTTGTTTTTCGCGATGTCGATTTTTAAGATTCGCGAGTGGATTATTAACAGTATTCCGATGCCGCTGCGCTCAGCCATTAGCGCCGGTATTGGTTTGTTTTTAGCACTGATTGCGCTCAAAAATGCCGGCATTGTCATTGGTAACCCCGACACCTTAGTGACCTTGGGTGACCTCACCCAGCCTGGGCCAATCTTGGCGACCATCGGCTTTATGCTGATTGTGGCACTGGCTTACCGCCAAATCACCGGTGCGGTCATGATCGGGATTTTACTCATCACCGGGTTTTCCATTGTTATGGGCTTTTCAGCTCTCAATGGCGTAGTCAGCATGCCGCCGAGCATGATGCCAACTTTATTAAAGCTGGATATTGTCGGTGCGCTGGATGTGGGCTTGGTCAGTGTTATTTTTGCCTTTTTATTCGTTGATTTATTCGATACCTCTGGCACGCTGATTGGTGTCGCACAGCGCGCCAACCTGATGGATAAAGACGGCAAAATGCCGCGCTTGGGCCGTGCTTTATTGGCCGATAGTACCTCAACCATGGCCGGCGCTTGCATGGGTACATCCACCACTACAAGTTTTGTTGAGTCGGCGGCGGGGATTGCGGCCGGTGGCCGTACTGGGCTTACCGCTTGTACAGTTGCCGTGTTGTTTTTACTGAGCTTATTTTTTGCCCCCTTAGCTTCTGCAGTACCGGCTTACGCCACTGCCCCTGCGTTATTTTTTGTTGCTGTCTTAATGACCAGCGGTTTAGCCAAAATCGACTGGGATGACCTGACCGTAGCAGCTCCAGTAGTGGTTGCTGCGCTAGCCATGCCGCTCACGTTCTCGATTGCCAATGGTATTGCCTTTGGCTTTATCAGCTGGACAGCAATTAAGCTGCTCAGTGGCCGCTGGAAAGACCTCAACAGCGCCATGTGGATTTTATCTATTTTGTTCATTATTAAACTGGGTTTCTTTGCCTGATGCCAAACTCCGATTACTCCCCCGCGGCTTATTTAGAGCAGCTGCATGCCAAGCAAGCCCGCTTAGAAAGCCTCTTGCACGAGTTTAATGCGCCAGCACCACAGGTATTTGCCTCTGCTGAGCAAAACTTTCGCCTGCGTGCTGAGTTTCGTCTCTGGCGTGAAGAGGGTCAGCGTCACTATGCGATGATGACGCCGGGTGATAAGCGTACGCCTATTTTGATTGAGCGCTTCCCGATTGCCAGCACTCTGATTAATCAGCTCATGCCCCGCCTCAAAGAGGCTTGGAGCACGAGCACTGCGCTTTCTGAACGTCTCTTTCAGGTGGAGTTTTTAACCACCTTATCCGGTGAGGCGCTGATTACTCTGTGTTACCACCGACCGTTGGATGAGGCCTGGCATGCGGCGGCAACTGCGCTAGCTCAAGACTTAAACGTCAGTATTATTGGCCGTTCGCGCGGTAAGCGTACAGTGATTGGTCGCGATTACGTGGTTGAAAAACTCGAAGTGGCCGGCCGTGTATTTACTTACCGTCAACCGGAAGGGGCTTTTACCCAGCCCAACGGTGCGGTAAATACTCATATGCTGAACTGGGCCTATGAGGCGCTAGGTGCGCAAACCGATGATTTGCTGGAGCTGTATTGTGGCAACGGTAATTTTACGTTGCCGCTGTCCACTCGTGTGCGTAAGGTACTGGCCACTGAGATCAGCAAAAGCTCGGTCAATGCGGCGCTGGCTAATTTGGCTGACAATCAGATTGAAAATATTGAGTTGGTGCGCCTCTCTGCTGAGGAACTGACGCAAGCGTTAAACAAAGTGCGCGAATTTCGGCGTTTAGCTAATATTGATTTGGACAGTTATCAGTTTGGTACGGTGTTTGTTGATCCGCCACGGGCGGGCATGGACCCTGATACGTGTGAGCTGGTGCGGCGTTTCCCGCGGATTTTGTATATTTCCTGTAACCCAGACACTTTAGCGGAAAATATTCGCCAGCTGAGTGATACGCACAAGATCACTAAAACTGCGCTCTTTGATCAGTTTCCCTGGACTGATCATATGGAAAGTGGAGTGTTGTTGGAGCGCAAATAGCTCGGACAACAGCAGCCAAGTAAGCCCCTTGGTCGTTGCCCGCAGCACTCAATTAGTAAACACAGACTCGCTCAACTCGTATAGATTGGCCATACCTGTGATAGCGGATATTTAAAAGCAGAGCATTATAAGCATAGTGTGATGCGTCTGCCGCTATTGCGGCTCTTCCCTCAACGAGCTCATCCTGAGCTCAATTCGGGCGCTGCGCCATCCATGGCTGCGCTTGACGCCGCAACAGCGGCAGACGCAAGCAACCTTTTGCAGTGTCTGCTCGTTCGCAATAGCTCGTCTGATCCAGTCTGAACCAACCGTCATCAACCAAAGTCAACCGGAGACAATCCGTTGCTATTCGTTGAGTTTTAGTGGGCTCTGAACGA
Encoded here:
- a CDS encoding pentapeptide repeat-containing protein; translation: MSRPRKLEHPLFQLLVDEKIEDFNRQKASFLTSGSINLQGADLRSLNLRGLDAAGLDLRDAYLRSCDLRGIDFREALLEGASMNRAKVSGCYFASNVSAQEIVMSLTAGTRIRCTTA
- a CDS encoding Crp/Fnr family transcriptional regulator produces the protein MYLLGEQPAYADKLINRLQAIPRQLLDDLVPCDAPFEVKQCDDLSNALPSNQLFIIDSGLVHAHVESHPFFYLQEGDLLGLRQGLDLPECRYSSEETIRLIPYARRDVFQHIASVHERQELFTLYLLGHSALAADALARLKQPEIRPSTGFQSFAAGEELIHQGDIAEHVFIIIEGHAEAWVNGEKVGDVEKDEIFGAMAVFTEERRNATVIASEPCTVMVIPKDQFLSLMHSNPRIAHSLIESMARRIDLMNQEITSLRCKLKAEPCTD
- a CDS encoding YqiA/YcfP family alpha/beta fold hydrolase encodes the protein MSNSVSVVYIHGFNSSPASFKAQQVRKAWSQLGLPAEQLLIPELHHHPQQAIAQLQVAIEQLERPVLVGSSLGGYYATYLAERYGLQALLINPAVRPHRLFDEFVAEQENLYSGERWLLTDSHLQALAALEVPPPRDAQRFCVWLQTGDETLDYCLAEQYYAGCSVHIEEGGDHGFQRFSEHLPALFAFVGLTPSALQSLDLSAFE
- the cpdA gene encoding 3',5'-cyclic-AMP phosphodiesterase; translated protein: MQPLKTVPYTSVVQLSDSHLFAALDGRLLGMDTHDSLRQVIALVEAEQEQVDVLLCTGDISQDGSQSSYQRFAKMVNALGVPMRWFAGNHDERLALQQVCAQTDWLESVYDVGAWRIVLLDSSVVNKVHGELAQDQLDILAQALRSAGDRHVLIGLHHHPVPIHSKWMDKIGLHNAAQMLSIIQQYNNVKAVIWGHVHQEFDQQEHGIRWLAAPSTCVQFTPGSQDFAVDNKAPGYRWLRLYDDGQLQTAVSRVANIDFEIDYSIKGY
- a CDS encoding NCS2 family permease; the protein is MLERLFQLQANNTSFRTEVLAGITTFLTMAYILFVNPNMLAEIGMDHGAVFVATCLAGAIGSAIMGMVANYPIALAPGMGLNAFFTYTVVGTMGYSWEVALGAVFISGFLFFAMSIFKIREWIINSIPMPLRSAISAGIGLFLALIALKNAGIVIGNPDTLVTLGDLTQPGPILATIGFMLIVALAYRQITGAVMIGILLITGFSIVMGFSALNGVVSMPPSMMPTLLKLDIVGALDVGLVSVIFAFLFVDLFDTSGTLIGVAQRANLMDKDGKMPRLGRALLADSTSTMAGACMGTSTTTSFVESAAGIAAGGRTGLTACTVAVLFLLSLFFAPLASAVPAYATAPALFFVAVLMTSGLAKIDWDDLTVAAPVVVAALAMPLTFSIANGIAFGFISWTAIKLLSGRWKDLNSAMWILSILFIIKLGFFA
- the parE gene encoding DNA topoisomerase IV subunit B; this translates as MTNSTYTADAIEVLSGLDPVRKRPGMYTDTTRPNHLAQEVIDNSVDEALAGHARNVQVILHTDQSLEVIDDGRGMPVDIHPEEGIPGVELIFTRLHAGGKFSSKNYEFSGGLHGVGISVVNALSTLLEVRVRRGGEEHQMTFRDGFKATDLEVIGSVGQRNTGTSIRFWPDPQYFDTGKFSVSRLKHILKAKAVLCPGLTVKFEDKNSKELITWFYEDGLRSYLTDAVSEYISLPEEPFCGQFAAETERVDWAVLWLPEGGELVQESYVNLIPTAQGGTHVNGFRQGLLDALREFCEFRNLLPRGVKLAPDDIWERISFVLSMKMQEPQFSGQTKERLSSRTAAGFVAGVVKDAFSLWLNANSELGLQLAEMAISHAGRRLKAGRRVERKRITQGPALPGKLADCAGQDPMRGELFLVEGDSAGGSAKQARDKEFQAIMPLRGKILNTWEVDGSVVLGSQEVHDIAVAMGVDPGSEDISQLRYGKICILADADSDGLHIATLLCALFMRHFRPLVEAGHIYVAMPPLFRVDIGKEVHYALDEDELESILARIQTEKKRGKPQVTRFKGLGEMNPPQLRETTMDPNTRRLVQLTLDDYSGTQELMDMLLAKKRASDRKNWLESKGDLAEVQV